In Mytilus galloprovincialis chromosome 1, xbMytGall1.hap1.1, whole genome shotgun sequence, the following are encoded in one genomic region:
- the LOC143077051 gene encoding uncharacterized protein LOC143077051, which produces MLWILQSALSQCFKFLLDCIFFIIVDLFVKWFLGDLRSPEEKKKIWLFESAALLISCVLIQLCDHTPYFLIGLTIVTFVYTQLPWLRFNPDLRHWWGVAQTRWEEYQQHSDSMARLQKQLSNEPPMRGMMNARPNIRHEEMRNNRFGPFQQKNVNFSFPQGQTQSNFEGMSNQNTNKKQSATTGKSMLSSLSRIKLSNVFKRQQNNATPLKPEFSFMPASTPKVQHNDINTAIVTNEKNSPPKSTWFGSQLTRQPIRKIDRPYTPNYSPDYSSSLRNKFMSTFGFSGHHSGPPGLRNEGQNLCFMNSILQCIARTPNLCKHLSLETAKEAECSVAESVLLNTLVEIMNSCMVDVSTSNLDPMAFRQAASTLNSGLVAAPSQRQVQQDAAEFFMWLMDTVHTLLNKNRRGGQVTVENPRLNMLKFIYGHLNPAKIQDLKNACQVEINAANGFQNETYAEPIQRLSDLEWLSYKQENDSVIDNLFTGQLVTAFHNLRDNKISVNLQTYNVLPVTIAEPRDVSGLVVLLDCFSNFCNIEHLSGQEEIDNSPYKTVESPISQQSNQNLHRTPSNLRERKFTSVDSAISVGSPYSVMSPIPGMANLNDSGYQDNVFRTSTPIGNSVNPSRVLSRTCSIQRRCLLRQLPECLVIQLMRFSYNQLTGQSRKLLSPVKIPLKTLDLTSIMFDTVTHQENLSEEENCYKYDLYGVCVHYGGESTNYGHYVSYALQPDSSKWYKFDDEMVTEVNMDYELTTQEVMRNAYLLFYKKCKSN; this is translated from the exons ATGCTGTGGATTTTGCAATCGGCATTATCCCAATGCTTCAAATTTCTCCTGGattgcatttttttcataatagTTGATTTGTTTGTGAAATGGTTCCTAGGTGATTTaag ATCACCAGAGGAGAAGAAGAAAATTTGGCTTTTTGAGTCTGCTGCATTGCTTATATCCTGTGTACTCATCCAGCTATGTGATCATACACCTTATTTTCTCATTGGTCTCACCATAGTTACATTTGTTTACACCCAATTACCATGGCTACGATTTAATCCAGATTTACGTCACTGGTGGGGTGTTGCTCAGACAAGATGGGAAGAATATCAGCAGCATTCGGACAGCATGGCTCGACTTCAAAAACAATTAAGTAACGAACCACCAATGAGAGGCATGATGAATGCAAGACCAAATATACGCCATGAAGAAATGAGAAATAATAGATTTGGGCCATTTCAACAAAAGaatgtgaacttttcatttcctCAAGGTCAAACTCAAAGCAACTTTGAAGGAATGTCAAATCAAAATACTAATAAGAAACAAAGTGCCACAACTGGCAAAAGCATGTTGTCATCACTTTCGAgaataaaattatcaaatgttTTTAAGAGGCAACAAAATAATGCTACACCCTTGAAACCTGAGTTTAGTTTCATGCCTGCTAGTACCCCCAAAGTACAGCATAATGACATTAATACTGCAATAGTTACTAATGAAAAAAATTCACCTCCAAAATCAACATGGTTTGGAAGTCAATTGACAAGGCAACCAATTCGCAAAATAGATCGTCCATATACACCAAACTATTCTCCAGACTATAGCAGCTCATTAAGAAACAAGTTCATGTCAACCTTTGGATTCTCTGGGCATCACAGTGGTCCACCTGGTTTACGGAATGAAGGACAGAACTTGTGTtttatgaatagtattttacaaTGTATAGCTAGAACACCTAATCTGTGTAAACATTTAAGTTTAGAGACAGCTAAAGAAGCAGAATGCAGCGTAGCTGAATCTGTTTTACTCAATACTCTAGTAGAAATTATGAACAGTTGTATGGTAGATGTCTCTACTTCAAACTTAGATCCCATGGCATTTAGACAGGCAGCATCAACACTCAACAGTGGCTTAGTGGCAGCACCTTCACAGAGGCAGGTACAGCAGGACGCAGCAGAATTTTTCATGTGGCTTATGGATACGGTGCATACATTGCTGAATAAAAACAGGAGAG GTGGCCAAGTAACTGTTGAAAATCCTCGTCTGAATATGTTGAAATTTATATATGGACATCTTAATCCTGCCAAAATTCAAGATCTCAAAAATGCTTGCCAGGTAGAG ATCAATGCAGCCAACGGTTTCCAGAATGAAACGTATGCAGAGCCTATCCAACGTTTATCTGATTTAGAGTGGTTGTCCTATAAACAGGAGAATGATTCAGTGATAGATAATCTGTTCACTGGACAATTAGTAACTGCATTTCATAATCTGAGAGACAATAAAATCTCTGTCAATCTTCAGACATACAATGTATTACCTGTAACAATAGCCGAGCCTAGAGATGTGTCAGGTCTTGTTGTTCTCCTAGATtgtttttcaaacttttgtaataTAGAGCATTTGAGTGGTCAAGAGGAGATAGATAATTCACCATACAAAACAGTAGAATCTCCAATATCTCAACAAAGTAATCAAAACTTACATCGGACACCTTCAAACCTCAGGGAAAGAAAATTTACAAGTGTAGATTCAGCTATTTCAGTTGGATCTCCATATTCTGTCATGTCGCCTATCCCTGGTATGGCAAATTTAAATGACAGTGGTTACCAAGACAATGTGTTCAGAACATCAACTCCTATAGGTAATAGTGTTAATCCATCACGAGTCTTGTCCAGAACTTGTAGCATACAACGAAGATGTTTGTTGAGACAGTTACCAGAATGTCTAGTCATACAGCTAATGAGATTCTCGTACAACCAGTTGACTGGACAGTCTAGGAAACTTTTGTCTCCGGTCAAAATTCCTCTGAAGACATTAGATTTGACGTCCATCATGTTTGACACGGTCACACATCAAGAAAACTTATCAGAGGAAGAAAATTGTTACAAATATGACCTGTATGGTGTTTGTGTTCACTACGGAGGTGAGAGTACAAACTATGGGCATTATGTTAGTTATGCTTTACAGCCAGACAGTAGCAAGTGGTATAAATTTGACGATGAAATGGTTACAGAGGTCAACATGGACTATGAACTAACGACCCAAGAAGTGATGAGGAATGCATATCTGTTGTTTTATAAGAAATGTAAAAGTAATTGA